A genome region from Drosophila simulans strain w501 chromosome 2R, Prin_Dsim_3.1, whole genome shotgun sequence includes the following:
- the LOC6735827 gene encoding kinesin-like protein Klp59C: protein MDRIKIGEQLLFQRSDGRVHQVVCTAKNLERDSITGEWTEGTVVKGKEVPLSTLIGINHHIFAENQPPISKPSNSLLPKPRGSSPPGGPNTHTGNPYAERMRVPDGRSKIATRKTDPAAVGARNREQGIAHTPRVPACRTERDASPTQGRKSQGGNNSNQRCSSVVREVNRMKEQREKRRARQAEQLQEKDALRRNNPGNPNWEVSSMLRQYRSSLIFSPLRCLDPNGATVQQISVCVRKRPMSRKEENSKNLDIITVPSADSLIVHELRLKVDLTKFLEHHKFRFDYTFDEECSNALVYNHTARPLIKTMFEGGNATCFAYGQTGSGKTHTMGGEFFGKVQDCGTGIYAMAARDVFEEVSRPEYQKIGAKITCSFFEIYGTKVFDLLLPNKPMLRVLEDARQQVVVVGLTEMPVTKVEDVLRLIEHGSKERTSGQTSANAKSSRSHAVFQIALHMPDSWGPYGKCSFVDLAGNERGADTQSADRQTRIEGADINKSLLALKECIRALSRQSSHLPFRGSKLTQVLRDSFVGGKKNKTCMIAMISPSMSCVENTLNTLRYADRVKELIAKEDDLLQSSSVDGVGEKSADLEDESEPEMMADEEGDEEPEDEENQHITTISSEEASSYNNMSYDMNYNHTLNILGPSRTVDIQEVAEQHALLVEYLEDYANNFRQLKTDKEMDQYTQNSESALLKLLAMVNRTRDVTHNYNTHKLLKEENQNAYKEVELADSD, encoded by the coding sequence ATGGATCGCATCAAAATTGGCGAGCAGCTCCTCTTCCAAAGGAGTGATGGACGTGTCCATCAGGTGGTCTGCACTGCCAAGAACCTGGAACGGGATTCCATCACGGGCGAGTGGACCGAGGGCACGGTGGTCAAGGGTAAGGAAGTGCCATTGAGCACGCTGATTGGCATCAACCATCATATCTTCGCGGAGAATCAACCGCCGATATCGAAGCCATCGAACTCCTTGCTGCCGAAGCCGAGGGGCTCGAGTCCGCCCGGAGGACCTAATACCCACACTGGAAATCCGTATGCAGAGCGCATGAGAGTACCGGACGGTCGCAGTAAAATTGCCACTAGAAAGACGGATCCTGCTGCGGTGGGAGCGCGAAATCGTGAGCAGGGTATAGCGCACACTCCTCGTGTACCCGCCTGTAGGACGGAGCGGGATGCCAGCCCCACCCAAGGTCGCAAGTCACAGggtggcaacaacagcaaccaacGCTGTTCCAGTGTCGTGAGGGAGGTCAATCGCATGAAGGAGCAGAGGGAGAAGCGAAGGGCTCGCCAGGCGGAGCAGCTCCAGGAGAAGGATGCGCTGCGTCGCAATAATCCGGGGAATCCTAACTGGGAGGTGTCGTCGATGCTGCGCCAATACCGCTCCTCCTTGATCTTTTCTCCACTTCGATGCCTGGATCCCAATGGAGCTACTGTTCAGCAAATTTCGGTGTGTGTGCGAAAACGACCCATGAGTCGCAAGGAGGAGAACTCCAAGAACCTGGACATCATCACAGTTCCCAGTGCCGACAGCCTGATAGTCCACGAGTTACGCCTCAAGGTGGATCTCACCAAGTTCCTGGAGCACCACAAATTCCGTTTCGACTACACGTTCGACGAGGAGTGCTCCAATGCGCTGGTCTACAATCACACTGCTCGTCCGTTGATCAAAACCATGTTCGAGGGCGGCAATGCCACTTGTTTCGCTTACGGACAAACTGGCAGCGGAAAAACGCACACCATGGGCGGAGAATTCTTCGGAAAGGTTCAGGACTGCGGAACCGGGATCTACGCCATGGCAGCCCGGGATGTCTTCGAGGAGGTATCGCGCCCGGAGTACCAGAAAATAGGAGCCAAAATTACGTGCAGCTTCTTTGAAATCTATGGCACGAAGGTGTTCGATCTCTTGCTACCCAACAAACCCATGCTGCGCGTATTAGAGGATGCCAGGCAGCAGGTCGTGGTGGTGGGCCTAACGGAGATGCCGGTAACCAAAGTGGAGGATGTCCTGAGGCTGATTGAGCACGGCAGCAAGGAGCGCACTTCCGGCCAGACCTCGGCGAACGCCAAGTCATCGCGTTCCCACGCCGTCTTTCAAATAGCACTCCACATGCCCGATTCCTGGGGCCCATACGGCAAGTGCTCCTTTGTGGACTTGGCAGGCAATGAACGCGGGGCGGATACGCAATCCGCCGATCGCCAAACTCGCATCGAGGGAGCCGATATCAATAAATCCCTGCTGGCCCTCAAGGAGTGCATTCGAGCCCTCAGCCGGCAGTCGAGTCACCTTCCCTTCCGAGGCTCAAAGTTGACCCAGGTGCTGCGCGACTCCTTTGTCGGCGGCAAGAAGAACAAGACCTGCATGATTGCCATGATATCGCCATCCATGAGCTGTGTGGAGAATACGCTCAACACTCTACGTTACGCAGACAGGGTTAAGGAGCTCATTGCCAAGGAAGACGATCTCTTGCAGTCCTCGTCAGTGGATGGGGTTGGGGAGAAATCTGCCGATCTCGAAGACGAATCCGAGCCAGAAATGATGGCAGACGAGGAGGGCGATGAGGAGCCGGAGGATGAGGAGAATCAGCATATAACCACCATATCCTCGGAGGAGGCAAGCTCCTACAACAACATGAGTTATGACATGAACTATAACCACACCCTCAACATTCTGGGTCCCTCAAGGACCGTGGACATCCAAGAGGTGGCCGAGCAGCACGCACTTTTGGTAGAGTATCTAGAGGACTACGCTAACAATTTCCGGCAACTAAAAACGGATAAGGAAATGGACCAGTACACGCAAAATTCAGAAAGCGCATTACTGAAACTGCTGGCAATGGTGAATCGAACACGGGATGTAACGCACAATTACAACACTCATAAATTATTGAAGGAAGAGAACCAGAATGCATATAAGGAGGTCGAGCTGGCTGATTCCGACTAG
- the LOC27209074 gene encoding uncharacterized protein LOC27209074: protein MTGSENFTAPGVSQEEQAHNNLMMVVATLTWLMLSCLTLLIYCCNYWQILRPHSRPRNQEASEAQQSTLLSVED from the exons ATGACCGGCAGTGAGAACTTTACAGCGCCAGGAG TGTCCCAGGAAGAACAAGCTCATAACAAtctgatgatggtggtggccACCTTGACTTGGCTGATGCTCAGCTGCTTAA CGCTCCTCATTTACTGCTGCAATTACTGGCAAATCTTGAGGCCCCATTCGAGGCCAAGAAACCAAGAGGCATCCGAGGCGCAGCAGAGCACGCTGCTATCAGTGGAAGATTAG